TTAGGAAGTGGCAATGAGAAATATTGTATGGTTAGGAGcacaacctgaggaactataTTGAAGGGCAGCAGCATCCGCAGGTTAAGAACTGCTGCTTTGGTTGGTCAGGAAAAGCGAAGGACAATGTTCCCTCCATGATAATATTATTCTTAGAACCACTGTAACTTTAAAGATCATTTGGGAGATGTTCAGTGGGAGAGCTCTTGTTCTGCCCACCCCACGGCCAAATCACTAATCCTGTCTACTCTTCGCCATTTTGTGTtgtacatctgtaatcctagccctcCAGAGGCTGCGGCTGGAAAACCAGGAGTtagaggctagcttgggctacataatgagacactgtgtcaaaaaaacaaaacaaaacacaaacaacctgcagctcccccatcctcctctgatcattctgtttttctgtgtctTGACCAGAAAACTAAATTCTAGCTAGCATTTTTTTCCATGGCCAAATAATTAATTTCTGCCTTCTGAAGTCTTTCTAACAAAAAACTCTGCAGGCTGTTGATATAACCCAATTAAATTTTTTGGACTCAATAGTCCCAGTTCCTTCAAAAATTCTGCTTCTAATAGCCAACCTCTGGTAGTGTTCTTTTGGGCACCTTGAAGTTAATTTGCCAATAAACACAATacacaaagccatcctctggtAGCATGCTAACTTGGGCATGGTACAGAAGTAATAATATCTTAGTCAAGACTACATTTTCATTCAAGCAGACAAGTTACACCATTAGCTATTTGGATACATAAGTTAACTAAAATGTTCTGTCTCCTCCCTGAACATAAACCATGTAACAAAactcttctcatttctttctaaAAGGATAGAGTCttttatatagctcaggctgccctcaatCTATCCTCAGTCCTTTAGTCTTGCCCTCCTGGGtgctaggggtgtgtgtgtgtgtgtgtgtgtggtatgtgtcctAATAATGggtttcacatttttcttttactccagaaaagctttttttcccctcaggcTTTTCATTGGTGAGCACAAACTGGTCAAGACATCTGATAGTGAAAATTATCACCAACCAAACAGGCAGAAACCATCAGACAATGGTAAAGGTGAAGGGGTGACTCAGACTGCTGACCTACTTTGATATTTTGATCCAGCTACAGGGTTTCAGTTCTAAATCTAAACTTTAGAGATTAACAAGGAAATGAGTTAAGGCAACAATTCTAATTGGTTATTCCTTTTGGATCTGCCTAATTTTTTGGTTAGACctgtttttgcattttcttcagaAACAGACATCTCTGCCTTAGTTCATGTTCCTTCAACAGCATAGAACCAGGCCTCACTTAATACTGATTCTCTCTCAAACAGAGGGAATGTCTCTCACTTCTGGGACACATCAGAACACACCTATATAGAAGTCATCCTGGCCAggcggcggtggtgcacgcctgtaattccagcactctgggaggcagaggcaggcagatttcaacctggtctacagagtgagttccaggacagccagggctatacagagaaaccctgtctcaaaaaacaaaaaacaaaaaacaaaaagtcctcCTGAAAGACAATTAACATGCTACACTGTACCTGCAGCTAAAGCTTGAGGACATGAACTCACTAAGCAAATTATGCTCTGTTCTGAGCTGTTCAAAGTACAAGGGCAGCCAGGAGTCCACTTCCCACAAAACCAAGATACTGGATTGGCCTTTCCAGTTCCAGGCCTCTTCCTGTGTTGGCCATCACAAGACAGGAGCTTGCAGTGTTTGCTGCCGTTACTCACTGGCTTTGAATCATGACTCCATTCACTGGGCCTGTGTGGCCCCCAGGAAGTTAAGCTGTACCTACAAAAGCGGAGTTGATAGCAATTATTTTTATCGTGCTGGGCTTTTGAGATGTCTCCTCTCTCAGTAGACTAGGCCAGCCTGAAGCTCccgatccccctgcctcagcctctcctctGCTCTAATTACAAATGTGAGCTACTGTTGCTCATCAGGAAGATGATTCGTTTTAAAAGTTGGTGAAAAGCCCCATGTGGAGCACTAGTACAGAAAAGTCACTTCCATAAGCTAGTGGGggtgcgcgcctttaatcccagcactctggaggcagaggcaggccaggcaGAACTACaaagaggggttggagagatggctcagcagttaagagcactgactgctctttcagatgtcttaagttcaaatcccagcaaccacatggtggctcacaactatctgtaatgggatctgatgccctcttctggtgtgtctgaaaacaactacagtgtatttatataaaaataaataaatcttaaaaaaaaaaagtataataaaactatacagagaaagcctgtctctgggggaaaaaaaaaactcacaaagtTAGAACAGTGCCaagaacatatattttaaaaaaaaatcttagagggctggagagatggctcactggttaagagcactgactgctcttctggaggtcctgagttcaaatcccagcaacagcaTAGTGGCTCCCATCCATGAGATCTGAACAGCGTGGTGGCTCCCACccatgagatctgacgccctcttcaggtgtgtctacattgtatttacatataataaataagtaaatcttaaaagaaaacaaaaaagaaagctttaaaaaaaatcttggataCTATTTTAGTTCCTCGACCTTTAACcactttatataaatatttaaccaGTTTATATAACTACTGCCAGCTCATGGGCCTAGTACAGACAATTGAGTTGTTAGCATGTAGATATGTGACTTATATCACAAGTCCATGCCCCATTGACTGGGAAGACAAGGCAATTCCGCCTGCGTGTAATTTATCCCCACTTAGTATCAGTCAAAGAAGATGACTGAGGAGCAGGTAGGGCTGTCAGGATAATCCCTGCCTCTGGCTTTTAAGAGGAAAATAACCAAGTGCTGGGTGAGGGGACAAAGTGCAATGTGGGAGGTGGCTCAGCGAGacaagcaggcagacaggcagcagttCTAGCCAATCAACAGTTTATTTTTCCAGTTAATACCTACACGGATCTTACTGTCCACTTCAGACCCTAACAGGGAGTCTCAACTGTGGCCCAGATGAGTAGGTTTTGTTCTTCCTCTCCAATACAGAAGGGAAGTCCCTCACCtcacaaagagagagaacatgccaTCCTCAGTGCTGGCCAAGTGCTATGGGACCCTGCTGTCCTGCATCGTGAGTGGTGAAGTGGGCAAGGTACAGTGTAGGTTCAAAGTGACCGTGACCCAAGCACAGCACTGCTGGCCTGACACCACCCAGTTTCCTCAGAAGAGAACCTGCCCTAAAACTTGGCCAGTGCCTGTGGGAAAGAGGAGCTGGCAAAGAGTGGGGGTCACGCTGCAAAGGACAGGACACAGCAGGGGAATAAAGCCAAGGGGCGTGGGGGACAGTAGAGAAAATTATAAAGTGCCTCAACTAAACAACCAAGTGGGACATGAGGGTGGAGCAGCACAGGTCCCTGAGgataggaagagaaagaaaaggcagacCACCAGGGCTTGGGACACAGTAGAATGAGAAGGGATGAGGCAGGGAAGCAACTGCAGGCTATGGAAGGACGTCCCTAGCCTTCATCACATCCACTAACCCAAATGGAAAATTATTTACAGATATAAAACCAATCCTAGGCACAGGTACTATACCAGCTCCcaggacagcaggcaggcaggcaggcaggcagagtggGCTGGCTTCCATCCGACAGCCAGCTTCTCCACATAGTGCCTCTTCCCAGAGTGGCAGGGAGAGGAGAAAATGTGGCATGCTTAGTTAGGAAGCCCCAGTATTGCCTGCAGCTCATTCTGCCACGGCTCATGGCTCAACCACTGCATGAGCCTCTTGGTCTGACTGGACCAGAGAATGGCTGTCTGgccccagaggaggaggaggcagaacaTCAGGGGGCTTTGGGGGCGTCTCTGGTCCCAAGCCCAGCTCTGCATTCAGTTGCTCCAGCTCCCCCTGATCCAGCAACTCAAAGTCCTCAGTGGTGAgtgcctcttcctcctcaggaGCAGCCAGGGCTTGAGGTGAGTcctggggaagggatgggagcacagagggagagaggagggtaaCTGGAGCAAGGCAAAGTTGGGGTGAGGGGGTGCTGGATGGAGCCATTAGGTCACCACCCACTGCCTCTGGGCTCAGGGGCTCCACTGGTTCACCAGGAGGGCATTTCACTCCATCCTGGGGGGACCCTGCCCCATTGAAGTGCGTGTTCACAAAGTGAAGAGGGGATGAGAGCTGAAGCAAGGTTTCCTTGTCTGCGACCCCCTCCTCTtctgtatccagggcttgctttgAAAGGGCTGGAGGGGCACTTAGCAGGTCTTCAGGAGGGGCCAGCtctgtctcttccccctcccccagttctcGGCTCAAAGCCTCTTCTGGCTCACTTGGCAGGCTCTGCTGGTCCAAATCTGTGCAGAGAATAAAGGGTTAAGAATGAGCTGGTTTCTCTAAGTGGCCACAGAAGTCAGTAAGTTCACGTAGATAACTTGGGAAGCCAGGCCTGTGGCACATATCTGttggaatcccagcatttggaaggtataGGGAGGAAGGACCAGGAGTTCAGGTCATCCTCTACTACCAAGAGAGTTCAAAGCAAGCCTAGACTAAGAGCCtttctcaaaaagcaaagcaGAGATGAAGAGAcggcttagtggctaagagcacttgctgctcctgcagaggacccgggttcaattcccagctcccatatggtggctcacaaccaactgtaactccatctccaggggatcagatgccctcttttgactttTGCAGGCATCAGGAATGTGTATGGTGTGCACACATTATGCAgggcaaatactcatacacataaaataaaaagatcaaccaaccaaccaaccaaccaaccactacAAAGCAAAGCAGGAGGAGGATGGAGTTGAGGTTCTTGGGAGCTTAGGGCAGGATCAGAGAATCTATGTTACAGAAAGCATTTTTGCAACTCCTAGAACATAGCTGGCTGGTAACAACTCAGTTATCAGGGAGCAGAAAGATAAAGAGAGGCAAAAAGACTGCTCGATACCCTCAGAAACATCTGTCAGTTGTGGGGTGGTGGCCCGAGATACAGAGAAACCGCCGCTCTCTAAGATAGAGGCCTCCTCATCTGACAGCTCCGAGTCTGTAATAGCCAAGGCCAGGGCTGTTTTCTTCACATCCACCTGCAGGAGAACCAGGATGAATCAATCCAGCACCCTGGGACAAGCACACTTTACCCCAAGCCTTCTGGTTCCCAACCATTTCAGAACTGCTAGCTCTAAAGCAGATGCCTTCTCGCCTCTCTCTGccgttttatttttcttttctatggaGACAGGAGGTGTCCTGCAGTCCAGGCTGATCTCAGACTATTAggaaaccaggctggtcttgaattcttgatccttctgcttcctcctctcaaATAGGATTACATGTGTGCACCACAGTACCCAGCTTCCCTTTAGCCTTCTGTTTGACACCCCATCTTCCCTGAACCTCACCACTGGAGAGAAGCCAGCCAACTCTGCCTCGCTTTCACTCTCTGTTTCTGCCAGTGGCTCATCTCCTGCCGGGGGTGCATTCTTCCCTTGACGCTCTAGAGAAGAGCAACCAGGCAACAATGAGCAAAGAGAGTGGTGGCGACAAATATGGCTAAGGAACTAGGAGTGATTTAAATTCCAGGACACGCCATGAGCCGCACAACAGGCCTCCCTGTGTCCCCGTCCAGGTTAAGAGAACCCCTTACTTCTCTTGTCGTGTTTGTGGTGCAGGGCGTCGGCTTCTGCTTTCATGCTGTAGTCCAGCTGCATGAGCAAGGGCTCCAGGCGAGTATACATCCTCTGGATCAACTCATGATAAACCACCAGGGGCCACAGCAGGATGCTCAGCACTGTGGGTTAGAAGGTCCGCTCAGAGCTCCGCAGGCCTTTCCCAGGAGCCTTCATCCAAACTGTCCCCTGAACAGGTAGGTCTGAACAGAGATGAGATCCTTTCCTGAGGCAGGGATaccctcttcccccatctactACTCTCCTTCCAGATGGGTAACTAACAAAGAAAACACAGTCTTTCCTTCAGGTCAACCCAGGGAAAGAAGAATACAAAGGGCTTTGGGAATAGCAGGGAAGACCTCCACTCACAGACAATGTAGGAAATCATAATCCCTGGAACATAGTGTCCCAACACAGCTAGCACAGCACAGCCAGAACAGACTCGAGCACAGAACTGCAGAGGAGAGACAGGATCTATGAAGAACACTAGGCTTAAACCATGTGCACAGTCACCAGGGGAAGAAACTATTCACGTGGTGGAAAAATGGGAACCAGTTGAGGAAATTTCAAAGACTGTGCCCGTCTCCCACTGCCCAGCCCCTCTGACTCCCGCCTGTGACTGTTCCAGGATGAGCTTACCTGAGCTGGATTCTGCCTCTTGTACTGCAGCAGCTCTTGCAGGTGAATCTGGAAGGTGAGCCAGCTCTCAGCCAGGTATCTGCACAACTCGGGCACACTCAGCAGGTGCGGCTGGGCGCCTGACCCCGCACCCTCACTGGGGAGACATGATACGACCCCTGGAAGCCTCAGAAACCAGCTAAGACACTCAAACCACTTTGAGACTGCTGATGAGATCTTCATTTTGGAGATCCCACCTCCCCCAAAGGAAGTCATCCTAGTCCTGGGAAGCAAATTCCCAGGGTACAGCCCTCTACTCCACAGGAGAAGGAACACAGCATCTGCACAGAAAGGAGCCTAGAGCCAGGCACACTCTTGCTTGCTGTGGGTCCTCCACTCTGCTGGGGCCTATGCCTGCAAAAGTCACAGCCCTGCTCCTCTGAGCTGAGCGCAGCAAGCAGACCATTGGGCACCTTCTTTAAAAGGTGGCCTATACTCACCTGTCAGAGTGCGGTTCTTCAGGGGGCGGTGCTACggagaaaagggggtggggtaAATTAAGAGTGCAAGAGGCACTTAGAGACAGATCCAAAGTCAGAAAGAGCTGCTGGCTCTCTTTAGCATTCTTagtctcattttttttccctcagtaATCCTTCTGTCTCTCACTTTTAGGCATGAGCCACTACATGAGGTCTGGAGCATTTCCTTCATATGCCAACAACGGGCTGTATCGCATGTTGTTTCTGtacctgtctttcttttttgcaGTGATGGGAACTGAGCCTAGGGTAAACACTGGGTAATGCTGTACCCGAGCTGCATCCCCAGGGTAGGCCTTGAACATGCACCCTCCCTATGTTAGcatcttgggtttttgtttttggttttttttttttttttttgattttgttttttttcgagacagggtttctctgtatagccctggctgtcctggaactcactctgtagaccaggctggcctcgaactcagaaatctgcctgcctctgcctcccagagtgctgggattacaggcatgtaccaccaccacttcTTAAAGAAGCTGGGATGGTAGGCCTGTGACACCAGGTCCATCTCAAACACAGGACCGCATACTTATTCATTTGTGTCCCgagtcattcacacacacagccagATATATAGTTGTTCTGAGATGCACATTAAGTGTGTACAGGAAAGCAGCTCCTATCATGTTCTCTGTAGACACTCATTTAACCATCTCCTCCTGGGATGTCCCTGTTTCTacaattctttctttgcttcctccCCTTtgccccccagacagggtttctctgtattgccctggctgtcctgtaactcactctgtagaccaggctagcctggaactcagaaatctgcccccctctgcctcccaagtgctgggattaaaagtgtgtgctaccactgctaggctccttccttctttttgacaAGGTTTCTTGGGAACTCATTCTGTGGACTCAGCTGGcctaaagatctgcctgcctctgcctcccaaattctgggattaaaattCTGTGATACCACGCCTATCACTTCAATTCTTTACAAGTCTATACAGGCTGCCAGCAAAGGGTAGAGgggggaatggaactcaggtgcTGTAGCCACAAACTTCacactcttatttttatttcttttttgaaacattgtctcacaatgtagctctggctggcctgttATTCCCAacatagaccaagctagcctagAACTTCCCGAGATTCCCCCACCCCTTGCCTCGgtctcatgagtgctgggattaaaggcatgcactaccacacccagctttaaaCGCTATAGTTTTGACTACTAAACTCACAAGAACATTACTTTTGGAAAAGAAACAATTCTCATTTCAGgcaattttcttaaaaaaaaaaaaatggaagggcATGCAGGATGCCTTAGGAGATAAATGGCCCTGTTGTGATCAAGTAGCAGGGTGAAGCACGGGGCAGGTGCACAACAGTGCTTGTGGAATGAAGAAAACTCACCTGAAACGTCTGGGAGAAATCGAGGATGCCAGAGATCCAGGAGAAAATAGGTCAAAAGTGAGATGCTGAGCAGGAAGAAGGGCCGGAGGGACGACGAAGACAACAACCTTAGGGAGACAGGCATCTCAGCCGAGAGTGGGTGAGAGGCTCCCAAATCCATCGAAAATCTCAGAAAGACCCACTGATGGGGAGATGGTCCTCGAAGCCTTACCCGTCACTAAGAGACTAAGAAATGGGGCAACCTGGTGCAGGATCACCGCCCCAGACGCTGACAGCCCTCCAAGGGAGGGAGCACCCCATCTTCCAGCCCCCGCTCTCCCGCGCAGCCCGGCCCCGCCCCCTCCTCCGCGGCCGTTACCAGAAGAGGCCGTTGAGTGTGGCCGCGGTGACCAGGCTGTGCAGCGGCTTCTCCCACACCAGCAGTCGCTGTGCGGCCGCCAGCACCGCCTCCCAGCCGCGGAGACGCAGCCACAGGGACCTGGCCAGGCGTCCCACTGCCTCGGCTGCGGCCGCCTCCTCCTCCGCGTCGCCGGTGGCCTCACCCATGCCCAGGCTCagccccaggcccaggcccagcccCGAGGTGCCACCCGCGCCGGTGTTACCGCCGCCGCTGCTCGCCATCACCGCGCCGCAGCCGCTGCCCGAGCCCGCGAGGAGCCAGGGCTGCGCGGCCGCCGCCGGGGGCGCGTCAGACGGAAGGGGGCGCACGCCCGGGcgagcaaagaaaaaaaaaaaatctgcggTCAGCCGTCACGTGACGGAGCGCGATGCCATGTGACGCGCCCTAACAGCCCGGATGCGAGGCCCGCGCGTGCGCGGTGGCGGCTGTCGAGCTCCTGCACCCACGAAGGTGTGCTTCCAGGGTGCTGGAGTGGTGATCCGGGCGGGCGTTGAGGCTGCGAGGCCTGAGGTCTTCTCCCGGTGTTTACAGGGCGGCTGGAGACCTCTTTCTCGCCTGAGGCCCCGCCCGGTGGAAGTGGGCTTCCAGGCCCACCAGGATCTTGGCTAGAATCTGCTTGGGATCGGGAAGGGCGGTGCCATCCCCATTACTCAACCCTCTTCGCCATCAGTCCCCTCCCCTCAGCGGATAAACAAACACCAGCGCGTGACTTTAATGACTTCAAAGCAGCTTCACCAACTTCGAAAAGTTGCTTCTTCCTTCTTCGAGCGTCGGCTCTCTTTCTTCCCAAAATCTTCCAGCGGCAGATTGGGTGGAAGGcgtgtttgaaaataaaaaaaacatccAGGCGCCGTTTACTTTGGGGAGACCTGTTTAACCTCGTACATTGAGGCTTCATATCTTTGGAGATTATTTAATTGCTGGAGTAACCCTACAAAATACAGTATGTATTCAAGTTTTACAATTTCAAACTTCTAAGGGGCGTAAAAGGTTCACCAGATTCCCTTCCACCTTGTTCACAGTTCTCCCACGGGTAAGTTTCTTGTTCATCTTTCCTGGGCACTGCTGATTGACTTGCGTCTTCCTAAAACCCAGGAAACAACTCGCCCCCTTGCCTTTGTGTTAGGCTCGTTGATATCTGAACCACGACCACAAAGTCTGG
The Apodemus sylvaticus chromosome 9, mApoSyl1.1, whole genome shotgun sequence DNA segment above includes these coding regions:
- the Retreg2 gene encoding reticulophagy regulator 2 — encoded protein: MASSGGGNTGAGGTSGLGLGLGLSLGMGEATGDAEEEAAAAEAVGRLARSLWLRLRGWEAVLAAAQRLLVWEKPLHSLVTAATLNGLFWLLSSSSLRPFFLLSISLLTYFLLDLWHPRFLPDVSAPPPEEPHSDSEGAGSGAQPHLLSVPELCRYLAESWLTFQIHLQELLQYKRQNPAQFCARVCSGCAVLAVLGHYVPGIMISYIVLLSILLWPLVVYHELIQRMYTRLEPLLMQLDYSMKAEADALHHKHDKRKRQGKNAPPAGDEPLAETESESEAELAGFSPVVDVKKTALALAITDSELSDEEASILESGGFSVSRATTPQLTDVSEDLDQQSLPSEPEEALSRELGEGEETELAPPEDLLSAPPALSKQALDTEEEGVADKETLLQLSSPLHFVNTHFNGAGSPQDGVKCPPGEPVEPLSPEAVGGDLMAPSSTPSPQLCLAPVTLLSPSVLPSLPQDSPQALAAPEEEEALTTEDFELLDQGELEQLNAELGLGPETPPKPPDVLPPPPLGPDSHSLVQSDQEAHAVVEP